Proteins from one Chroococcidiopsis sp. CCMEE 29 genomic window:
- a CDS encoding SWIM zinc finger family protein gives MITATNLLYSKSALARILGIDARLITRFEVWHSVIFAVIKGRRPRFFSKKIFKTHFVEWRQAQARALTATQNVFNPNIFYVRNETKETAYTVNFLLGGATCECEDWKNQSQFFGMACCKHIYSALSQLGFTSFRDYIAERKAISLAIAAPPPAA, from the coding sequence ATGATTACCGCTACAAATCTTCTATATTCAAAGTCTGCATTAGCTCGAATTCTCGGCATCGATGCGAGATTAATTACACGCTTTGAGGTGTGGCACTCTGTCATATTTGCTGTTATTAAAGGTCGTCGCCCAAGGTTCTTTTCTAAGAAGATTTTTAAAACCCATTTCGTTGAATGGAGACAAGCACAAGCTAGGGCTTTAACTGCTACTCAAAATGTGTTTAATCCAAATATTTTTTATGTAAGAAACGAAACGAAGGAAACAGCTTATACAGTTAATTTCTTGCTTGGTGGCGCAACTTGCGAGTGTGAAGACTGGAAAAATCAAAGCCAATTTTTCGGGATGGCTTGTTGCAAACATATTTACTCTGCTTTGAGTCAATTGGGCTTCACTTCATTTAGAGACTATATAGCGGAAAGGAAAGCGATATCCCTAGCGATTGCAGCACCACCGCCAGCAGCATAA
- a CDS encoding ATP-binding protein codes for MFKRSTKSKIKLRLALSGAAGSGKTYSALAIATHLSRKIAVIDTERGSASRYADLFNFDVCELNNYHPTNYIEAISAAESAGYEVAIIDSLSHAWFAELELVDRAKNSFAAWKDVRPLERKLIDTITSCNAHVIATMRSKTEWDTSQVDPKTGKMKPVKVGTAPVQTSGIDYEFDIAGELSQDHILYISKSRCPALSNASFLKPGKDLAYQLRAWMGEPWVLWKSESDAIAWASTQLPEMSTEQLREEFDKLSPSNGKKATSWVERVMQLKEPFY; via the coding sequence ATGTTTAAGAGATCCACCAAATCAAAAATCAAACTTCGCCTAGCCTTAAGCGGTGCCGCAGGCTCTGGCAAGACCTACTCCGCTCTGGCGATCGCCACCCACCTGAGCCGCAAAATTGCAGTGATTGATACTGAAAGAGGCAGCGCTAGTCGCTACGCTGACCTGTTCAACTTTGATGTCTGCGAACTGAATAACTACCACCCGACCAATTACATTGAAGCAATCTCTGCAGCAGAAAGCGCAGGCTATGAAGTCGCAATCATTGATTCCTTGTCTCATGCTTGGTTTGCAGAATTGGAACTGGTAGATAGAGCTAAGAATAGCTTCGCTGCTTGGAAGGATGTACGTCCCCTGGAGCGTAAGCTAATCGACACCATCACCAGTTGCAATGCTCATGTAATCGCCACTATGCGGAGCAAAACCGAATGGGATACCAGCCAAGTTGACCCTAAAACTGGGAAAATGAAGCCTGTCAAGGTTGGTACAGCTCCAGTACAGACCTCTGGCATTGACTACGAGTTTGACATTGCTGGAGAACTGAGCCAAGATCACATCCTCTACATCAGCAAATCTCGCTGTCCTGCACTGAGTAACGCATCGTTCCTGAAGCCAGGAAAGGATTTAGCCTATCAGCTACGCGCTTGGATGGGTGAACCTTGGGTGCTTTGGAAGTCGGAGTCAGACGCCATCGCCTGGGCTTCTACTCAGTTACCTGAAATGTCAACTGAGCAGCTGCGGGAAGAATTTGACAAGCTATCCCCTAGCAACGGGAAGAAAGCCACAAGCTGGGTCGAACGAGTGATGCAACTCAAGGAACCCTTTTACTAA
- a CDS encoding cation transporter — MSDDCCHKKAGEVSKLRKQQSRVLWTVLLINAVMFVVELGAGIRSASLSLTGDSLDMLGDALVYGSSLLVINQGRKAQARSALLKGSIMFLSAVAVFARASYQLFAQTMPEVRAMSAVGLIALFANLLCLFLLTRHRNDNINMSSVWLCSRNDIIANTSVLGAAFFVFLTNSLLPDLVVGLLLTVVFVKSASKVVSQSWRELQQA, encoded by the coding sequence ATGAGTGATGATTGCTGCCACAAGAAGGCTGGCGAAGTGTCCAAACTCAGAAAACAGCAGAGTAGAGTTTTGTGGACCGTTCTGCTCATCAATGCCGTAATGTTTGTGGTGGAATTAGGAGCTGGTATTAGGTCTGCATCACTTTCGCTGACGGGAGATTCGCTCGATATGCTAGGGGATGCGTTGGTTTATGGTAGTAGTCTTTTAGTCATCAACCAAGGGAGGAAGGCTCAAGCAAGGTCGGCACTGCTCAAGGGGAGCATTATGTTTTTGTCAGCTGTGGCTGTCTTCGCCAGAGCCAGCTATCAGCTATTTGCTCAGACAATGCCAGAGGTGAGGGCAATGAGTGCGGTAGGGTTAATAGCCTTGTTTGCCAACTTGCTGTGTCTATTCTTATTGACTAGACACAGAAACGACAATATTAATATGTCCTCGGTATGGCTTTGTTCTCGCAATGATATCATTGCTAACACTTCTGTTCTGGGAGCTGCTTTTTTCGTATTTCTGACAAACTCTTTGCTACCCGATTTAGTTGTCGGACTTCTGCTCACCGTAGTCTTTGTCAAATCAGCTTCTAAAGTTGTTTCTCAGTCTTGGAGAGAATTACAACAAGCCTAA
- a CDS encoding metalloregulator ArsR/SmtB family transcription factor, with protein sequence MTKPKPDDVCQVRCFNIDLVTQVCEAMPGDEVLEEAQILFSALADKSRLKILYALSNNQELCVCDVASMLGVKVAVASHHLRKLRDLKILKYRNDGKLAYYSLKDQRIVEVLYYALGQIAG encoded by the coding sequence GTGACAAAACCAAAACCAGACGATGTCTGTCAGGTGCGGTGTTTTAATATAGACTTGGTAACCCAAGTCTGTGAAGCAATGCCTGGGGACGAGGTTCTGGAAGAAGCTCAAATACTCTTCAGTGCTCTAGCAGACAAGTCACGACTAAAAATCCTCTATGCCCTCAGTAATAATCAAGAGCTTTGCGTCTGTGACGTAGCATCAATGCTTGGGGTTAAGGTAGCAGTTGCCTCCCACCATCTGCGAAAACTGCGAGACCTCAAGATACTCAAGTACAGAAATGATGGCAAACTTGCCTACTACTCACTAAAAGACCAACGTATTGTAGAAGTTCTCTATTATGCACTCGGGCAAATAGCAGGCTAG
- a CDS encoding type IV secretion system DNA-binding domain-containing protein — protein MFARKEKPLPQVVLKPVDNAPPKQIESKGAIHLGSGCYWNPEALPNGHIAAIGASGSGKTQTLKAIAYELHRTYSQLQLVVIDFHGDQTQEDGETCYPLHMSSSYGVNPLMVNLDPEGGGPNLQAIAVAATLKKSLGLGPNQEGLMLDILGTCYQQRGIVQTDQSTWTTAPPNFADVQAEIEQRIQDGCKESAKLKLKLNATFAYGIFNRPAFPLKDRLIRVDLCKIPPELGAIAAESVAKQLMDSHRLLGEVKDKTPRTYLFIDEAKEMSKSPALDRIVADGRKYGLNLVLASQSERHLSADVLGNAATKIVLPVDQVEVKKVAAKFRFAEQKVAQLTPLTALCRFGTHAEQVSILPYYQRVQSYE, from the coding sequence ATGTTCGCTAGAAAAGAAAAGCCTCTGCCACAAGTGGTTCTCAAACCAGTTGATAACGCGCCTCCCAAACAGATCGAGAGTAAAGGCGCTATCCATTTGGGTAGCGGCTGTTACTGGAATCCTGAGGCACTGCCCAACGGACACATCGCGGCAATTGGTGCAAGTGGCAGCGGGAAGACCCAGACATTGAAGGCGATCGCTTATGAGTTGCATCGCACGTACTCCCAGTTACAGTTAGTCGTTATCGACTTTCACGGCGACCAGACACAGGAAGACGGCGAAACCTGTTATCCGTTGCACATGAGCAGTTCCTATGGCGTGAACCCGCTGATGGTGAACCTAGACCCAGAAGGCGGTGGTCCCAATCTCCAGGCGATCGCTGTCGCAGCTACGCTCAAGAAGAGTTTGGGACTAGGACCGAATCAAGAAGGCTTGATGCTCGACATTCTAGGAACGTGCTACCAGCAACGCGGCATTGTTCAAACCGATCAATCGACCTGGACAACAGCACCCCCCAACTTTGCTGACGTGCAAGCCGAGATCGAGCAGCGGATACAGGATGGTTGCAAAGAAAGTGCCAAATTAAAGCTAAAACTCAACGCCACGTTCGCTTACGGCATTTTCAACCGCCCCGCTTTCCCTTTGAAGGACAGACTGATCCGAGTTGACTTATGCAAGATACCTCCAGAACTGGGAGCGATCGCCGCTGAGTCAGTAGCTAAGCAGTTGATGGACTCCCACCGACTACTGGGCGAGGTTAAGGACAAAACCCCCAGAACATACCTATTTATTGATGAGGCGAAGGAGATGTCAAAGTCTCCGGCGCTGGATCGGATTGTCGCTGATGGCAGAAAGTATGGCTTGAACCTGGTTTTGGCATCGCAGTCTGAGCGCCATTTATCAGCTGATGTCCTGGGGAATGCTGCCACCAAAATTGTTCTCCCAGTCGATCAGGTGGAAGTCAAGAAGGTTGCTGCCAAGTTTCGCTTTGCAGAGCAAAAGGTAGCTCAGCTCACCCCATTAACTGCACTGTGTCGATTCGGCACTCATGCTGAACAAGTTTCAATTTTGCCCTACTACCAGCGAGTCCAAAGCTATGAGTAA
- a CDS encoding ATP-binding protein, with protein sequence MQIKRHRRQLTNGEERTYIYAVSDDGEERRSLRIVDSSVSPKQYRSREKSRIVAALQANSSLLVVGEAGCGKSVLGEAVAEELQQMGYKVAIAAPATVKQSLLSIAEEIGVDIETMEGKALTTQGLQDAIAAFLKNNTAFLIFDNAHRLQVSLRCWLEQLHSQGQPLVLLATFPPARDIFLKLPRIELDSLPNKAIREIMLETAAELSMEISPAQMAGLQQRCGGNPMLARRVIREEYLGLDATNPDHTQWIDGTPFLIAGLMVFTVVRLIGLGVNSTSLYLIGGILTVAVGVLRLILLSLPRKSPRLGQ encoded by the coding sequence ATGCAGATCAAGCGACACCGCCGCCAACTCACGAATGGTGAAGAGCGCACCTATATCTATGCAGTTTCAGATGACGGCGAAGAACGGCGATCGCTGAGGATTGTTGATAGTTCCGTTTCGCCAAAACAGTATAGAAGCCGAGAAAAATCCCGGATTGTGGCAGCACTTCAAGCCAACTCCAGCTTGCTTGTGGTTGGTGAAGCGGGCTGTGGCAAGTCAGTTTTAGGAGAAGCCGTAGCTGAGGAGTTACAGCAGATGGGTTACAAAGTAGCAATCGCCGCCCCAGCAACAGTTAAACAAAGCCTGCTCTCAATTGCGGAGGAAATAGGCGTAGACATCGAAACGATGGAAGGCAAGGCGCTGACCACTCAAGGATTGCAAGATGCGATCGCTGCCTTCCTAAAGAACAATACCGCGTTTCTCATCTTTGATAACGCCCATCGGCTCCAGGTGTCTTTGCGCTGTTGGCTGGAACAACTGCACTCACAAGGACAGCCGCTGGTACTGCTAGCAACCTTTCCCCCAGCGCGAGACATTTTCTTGAAACTGCCTCGGATTGAGCTAGACTCTCTCCCCAACAAGGCAATTCGAGAAATCATGCTGGAAACTGCCGCCGAACTAAGCATGGAAATATCACCGGCGCAGATGGCGGGACTACAGCAACGCTGTGGTGGAAATCCGATGCTAGCGCGGCGGGTGATTCGGGAAGAGTATCTGGGTCTGGATGCCACAAATCCAGACCACACTCAGTGGATCGATGGCACGCCCTTTCTGATTGCTGGGCTGATGGTTTTTACGGTGGTCAGGCTGATTGGTTTAGGTGTAAACTCCACCAGCCTGTATTTGATTGGTGGGATTCTAACTGTTGCAGTTGGAGTACTCCGGTTAATCCTGCTTAGTCTGCCGCGCAAGTCACCGAGGCTGGGGCAATGA
- a CDS encoding helix-turn-helix domain-containing protein gives MTPTIDKNAYASLLAEFQPQVITTEEENERALSVVEKLMAMRNRTPEQNALLNLLVILIEKFEDEHYQLNAATPQSILLHLMEARGVRQEDLIGVIGSRGVVSEVVNGKRSISKAQAKALAEFFHVSAELFI, from the coding sequence ATGACCCCTACTATTGATAAGAATGCTTACGCCTCTTTGCTAGCAGAATTTCAGCCCCAGGTAATTACAACTGAAGAAGAAAATGAGAGGGCGCTCTCGGTTGTTGAAAAGCTGATGGCAATGAGAAATCGCACTCCAGAGCAGAACGCCCTCTTAAATCTCCTAGTAATTTTGATTGAAAAGTTTGAGGATGAACACTATCAGCTCAACGCGGCAACTCCTCAATCGATTCTGTTGCATTTAATGGAGGCGCGAGGTGTCAGGCAGGAGGATTTAATTGGGGTGATTGGTTCTAGGGGAGTCGTTTCTGAGGTAGTCAATGGCAAGCGGAGCATCAGCAAGGCTCAGGCTAAGGCTTTAGCAGAGTTCTTTCATGTGTCTGCTGAGTTGTTTATTTGA
- a CDS encoding helix-turn-helix domain-containing protein: MKLKDARHLSAKAQEALRYRVVNAVESGMSKSEAARVFNVSRTAVHNWTKVVASSGATSLKARKRGPRASSRLLPHQAATAVRLMEQKCPDALGLPLGLTH, translated from the coding sequence ATGAAACTCAAAGACGCTCGCCATCTGTCAGCCAAAGCTCAAGAAGCACTTCGCTACCGAGTGGTAAATGCAGTCGAGAGCGGTATGAGTAAATCAGAAGCAGCGCGTGTTTTCAACGTTTCGCGTACAGCAGTGCATAACTGGACAAAAGTGGTAGCTTCCAGCGGTGCGACATCGTTGAAAGCAAGAAAGCGTGGTCCTCGTGCTAGCTCACGTCTGCTCCCCCATCAAGCGGCAACAGCAGTGAGGTTAATGGAGCAAAAGTGTCCAGACGCTTTAGGATTACCATTAGGACTTACGCATTGA
- a CDS encoding thermonuclease family protein: MEIRARISITLTLMLLTGCSKSTVNISSGATEVASASQPMPTPTLTRIAPKTNTPRTLKLKLTLDNPADLKVVQGQTVVKGQILSDRSSARERLMTQRQVLLLRLEQLKQPKSSKSVSQGSTEGSYSEEHAKIDQAKLEVEQAQNALAQFLADSPWTDYAREQLNQRSEKEKLAELNNILQQKKASLNLAVAQLQAAKEKHWEELYKLYKEQPQKDTSVEQAQITTQLKSFESELVRLGVVRSPYEGTIKKIKWVGQTDQELVAELTIIVGSNKETDSVNAKNSATSTPPAAPTPKPDITKSADKPKLDRREKQTPTPSSRGQGFHPSWQVISVHDGDTLKVRQGQRIERIRMACLDAPELKQPLGKESRDYLKSLIQQNGDRVTLKIVDTDRYGRRVAEVFAGGKLVQAEQVRSGMAYVYERYLNNCPDAAAVKQAEAIARSNRAGVWSGNYIKPWDYRRSQR, translated from the coding sequence ATGGAAATTAGAGCGCGGATTTCGATAACCCTAACCCTGATGTTATTAACGGGGTGTTCTAAATCCACTGTAAATATTTCGAGTGGTGCTACAGAAGTGGCGAGTGCGTCACAACCAATGCCAACGCCAACCCTGACGCGGATTGCTCCCAAAACGAATACACCCCGGACGCTGAAACTGAAATTGACGCTGGATAACCCTGCTGACCTGAAGGTAGTTCAGGGGCAAACTGTCGTCAAAGGGCAGATTCTTAGCGATCGCAGCTCTGCACGGGAACGTCTCATGACGCAGCGTCAGGTGCTGCTGCTCCGGTTAGAGCAACTCAAGCAGCCGAAATCTTCTAAAAGTGTTAGCCAGGGCAGTACCGAAGGGAGCTACTCCGAGGAACATGCCAAAATTGACCAAGCGAAGTTGGAAGTAGAACAGGCACAGAATGCGCTCGCGCAATTTCTGGCTGATTCGCCCTGGACAGACTATGCTCGCGAACAATTGAATCAGCGTTCAGAAAAAGAGAAGCTGGCAGAACTTAACAACATACTCCAGCAAAAGAAAGCTTCTTTGAATCTAGCAGTTGCTCAACTGCAAGCTGCCAAGGAGAAACATTGGGAAGAACTCTACAAACTCTACAAAGAGCAGCCCCAGAAGGATACTTCGGTGGAGCAAGCGCAGATTACAACACAACTGAAGTCATTTGAAAGCGAGCTTGTACGGCTAGGTGTTGTGCGCTCGCCCTATGAGGGGACGATTAAGAAGATTAAGTGGGTGGGTCAAACTGACCAGGAATTGGTTGCAGAACTAACAATTATAGTTGGCTCCAACAAGGAAACAGACAGCGTAAATGCAAAAAACTCAGCTACTTCTACTCCCCCAGCTGCTCCAACTCCCAAACCCGACATAACAAAAAGTGCCGACAAACCCAAGCTAGACCGCCGCGAAAAGCAAACCCCAACTCCTAGCAGTCGCGGTCAAGGCTTTCACCCCAGCTGGCAGGTGATTAGCGTTCATGACGGTGACACCCTCAAAGTGAGGCAAGGACAGAGGATAGAGCGAATTCGCATGGCTTGTCTGGATGCACCAGAGTTAAAACAGCCTTTAGGCAAAGAATCACGCGACTACCTCAAAAGCCTGATCCAGCAGAATGGCGATCGCGTCACGCTCAAAATTGTCGATACTGATCGCTACGGCAGGAGAGTTGCAGAGGTGTTTGCTGGCGGTAAGTTGGTGCAGGCTGAGCAGGTACGTAGCGGCATGGCATATGTGTATGAGCGCTATCTGAATAACTGCCCGGACGCAGCAGCGGTGAAACAAGCAGAAGCGATTGCCCGTAGTAATCGCGCCGGTGTGTGGAGCGGTAACTATATCAAACCTTGGGACTATCGGCGATCTCAGCGATGA
- a CDS encoding antirestriction protein ArdA, whose protein sequence is MTEDRTPRIYCTCLSAYNNGELYGRWIDCDQDAEAIWVEIKEMLRNSPEPDAEEWAIHDSENWQGIEIGEYEDIERIAELAKALAEHGAAFATYCQSYGSDATLKDFSERYMGQYESEEDFVYDQWQECGKLTQLEQIGISESYIDWEAIARDWFIDSYHSVDVGYKQVFVFSRH, encoded by the coding sequence ATGACAGAAGATCGAACCCCCCGAATTTATTGCACTTGCTTAAGTGCTTATAACAACGGAGAACTTTACGGTCGCTGGATTGACTGTGACCAGGACGCAGAGGCAATCTGGGTAGAGATTAAGGAAATGCTAAGAAATTCGCCCGAACCTGACGCGGAGGAATGGGCGATCCACGACTCAGAAAACTGGCAGGGTATTGAAATCGGTGAGTATGAAGACATCGAGCGAATAGCCGAACTTGCGAAAGCTTTGGCAGAACATGGAGCAGCATTTGCTACCTACTGCCAATCCTATGGCAGTGACGCAACCCTAAAAGACTTTAGTGAGCGCTATATGGGGCAATACGAAAGCGAGGAAGATTTTGTTTATGACCAATGGCAGGAGTGCGGCAAGCTAACCCAGCTAGAGCAAATTGGCATCAGCGAGAGCTATATCGACTGGGAGGCGATCGCCCGTGATTGGTTCATAGATTCGTATCACTCAGTTGATGTGGGTTACAAGCAAGTCTTTGTTTTTAGCCGCCACTAA
- a CDS encoding type II toxin-antitoxin system HigB family toxin, whose protein sequence is MHIISRKSLLKFSQIHAEASVPLDNWYRIAKTASWEHLGEVRQDFSSAEAVGNFTVFNIKGNDYRLIVGIDYEEQVIYIKYVLTHAEYNKEKWKNDPYY, encoded by the coding sequence ATGCACATTATTTCTCGAAAAAGCCTGCTCAAATTTTCTCAGATACACGCTGAGGCTTCAGTTCCTCTTGACAACTGGTATAGAATCGCTAAGACAGCTTCATGGGAACATTTAGGTGAGGTTAGACAAGATTTTTCAAGTGCTGAAGCCGTTGGAAATTTTACTGTTTTTAACATTAAGGGGAATGACTATCGCTTGATTGTAGGCATTGATTATGAGGAGCAGGTAATTTATATCAAATATGTTTTAACCCACGCGGAATATAACAAGGAGAAATGGAAAAATGACCCCTACTATTGA
- a CDS encoding type II secretion system protein, producing the protein MKNSGFTLIETLMVIIMMGILAAIATPSWLGFIQQQRLNAAADRVYQSLKDAQSEAKSLKQSQFPQPVAPPNIDSTVVVAYPATLLQFDRRGAVASKNLPYRIDLTVTDGSVQRCVVVRTLLGAIATGRSAAECESLGNPS; encoded by the coding sequence ATGAAAAACTCTGGCTTCACCCTGATCGAAACCCTAATGGTAATCATTATGATGGGCATCTTGGCGGCGATCGCAACTCCCAGCTGGCTAGGCTTCATTCAGCAGCAGCGCCTTAATGCAGCAGCCGATCGAGTATATCAATCGCTTAAAGATGCCCAATCAGAAGCCAAGAGCCTGAAGCAATCGCAGTTTCCCCAACCAGTAGCGCCACCAAATATTGATTCGACTGTCGTGGTAGCGTATCCCGCTACTCTACTCCAGTTCGATCGCCGGGGGGCTGTAGCTAGTAAGAATTTGCCATATCGCATTGATTTGACTGTTACTGATGGTTCGGTGCAGCGCTGCGTTGTTGTCCGCACGCTGCTAGGAGCGATCGCTACTGGTAGAAGCGCAGCTGAGTGTGAGTCTTTAGGCAATCCGTCATGA
- a CDS encoding metal-dependent hydrolase: protein MMNLTHMTLSVCLTSIGLGTADPSVLGVTAIASQLPDVDTSKSLVGRILFPISHFLEKHYPHRSITHSFLATAVVALFSILTVIVGWQFWQALVLGYFCGWFGDVFTKSGVTAFYPSSARLVIPGNPRLRLSTGSGAEYFILMLLVVVAIASINISSSGGVLKAFNQFLAMPSGAVELTNEDINHYLITARIKGRNALTQESIEGDYEVVKSLTQTGLLVKDSQGKLYRAGNSQECQIATNSIRIFRGARISATTQEIQLESEDLGIALSQLPQERTYISGVLTLEDAEDLVLPTHPDQFDSISSQLSAGLMIIHLQSASPQEITSQLGEYFATGTLIVRSIHVR from the coding sequence ATGATGAATCTAACTCATATGACTCTCAGCGTTTGTTTAACCTCCATCGGCTTAGGAACTGCTGACCCGTCAGTACTGGGTGTGACAGCGATCGCATCTCAACTTCCCGACGTGGACACCAGCAAAAGCCTAGTGGGTCGAATCCTATTTCCCATCAGTCACTTTTTGGAAAAGCACTATCCCCACCGGAGCATCACCCATAGCTTTCTAGCTACAGCTGTTGTCGCACTATTCTCAATTCTCACCGTGATAGTGGGGTGGCAGTTCTGGCAGGCTCTTGTATTGGGCTACTTCTGCGGTTGGTTTGGAGACGTATTTACCAAATCAGGGGTGACTGCCTTTTATCCCAGCTCTGCTCGGCTAGTAATTCCTGGTAATCCCCGGCTGAGGTTATCCACTGGCAGTGGCGCGGAGTACTTCATATTGATGCTGTTGGTGGTGGTTGCAATCGCCAGTATCAACATCAGTAGCTCTGGTGGAGTCCTAAAGGCATTCAACCAATTTCTAGCAATGCCTAGCGGCGCTGTAGAGCTGACCAATGAGGACATTAACCACTACCTGATTACTGCACGCATTAAAGGCAGGAATGCGCTGACCCAGGAAAGCATTGAGGGAGATTATGAAGTAGTTAAATCACTGACCCAGACTGGCTTACTAGTAAAGGATAGCCAAGGCAAGCTTTACCGAGCTGGCAATAGCCAAGAATGTCAAATAGCAACCAACTCTATCCGAATTTTTCGCGGAGCCAGAATTAGCGCGACGACGCAAGAAATCCAGTTGGAAAGTGAGGATTTAGGAATAGCGCTAAGCCAACTGCCTCAAGAACGAACTTATATTAGCGGCGTACTTACGCTAGAGGATGCTGAAGATTTGGTACTGCCGACACATCCAGACCAATTCGATTCCATTTCATCACAGCTAAGTGCAGGATTAATGATTATCCACTTGCAATCTGCTAGCCCGCAAGAAATTACGTCACAGCTTGGCGAGTACTTTGCTACCGGAACTCTAATTGTAAGGAGCATTCATGTTCGCTAG
- a CDS encoding transposase — MREITKPSTAKCNLDTYTLFLLAEPKYAGCNRLSEILKHVSHDSVNRFLLRERYQPKDLFEEIKPHIQLVGGTLSCDDTVIDKPYSEPNLAELIGYFWSGKHHRIVKGLHLITLYYTDASAKSIPVNYRIYDKREGLTKNDYFRVMITEVLAWGLQPETVTGDAWYSALENLKFLKNREVGFLMGIAKNRKVSTDGKNYTQVQNLEIPDQGLVIHLKNFGRVKVFRRIFKNEAERYYITYLPNSDATEQVSRQEFNESHSIHWGIECYHRALKQLCGVSRFMVRTSEAIKTHIFCSIRAFTKLELMRAEELIENWYELQKNLYLQVAREFILEHLQQKLEVNLHNQSFVNA, encoded by the coding sequence ATCAGAGAGATTACAAAACCATCTACAGCCAAATGCAACCTCGACACTTATACCTTATTCCTGTTAGCTGAACCTAAGTACGCAGGCTGCAACCGCTTGTCAGAAATTCTTAAGCACGTCTCACACGACAGCGTCAATCGCTTCTTGTTAAGGGAAAGATATCAACCTAAAGACTTGTTTGAAGAGATAAAACCACACATTCAATTGGTGGGCGGCACTTTAAGCTGTGACGATACCGTTATTGATAAACCTTATAGTGAGCCAAATTTAGCTGAACTAATTGGATACTTTTGGTCAGGAAAACATCATCGAATTGTTAAAGGGCTTCACCTCATTACCCTGTATTACACCGACGCATCAGCTAAGTCTATCCCAGTTAATTATCGGATCTACGATAAGCGGGAGGGTTTGACAAAAAACGATTACTTTCGAGTAATGATTACGGAGGTTTTGGCTTGGGGCTTGCAGCCAGAAACGGTAACTGGTGATGCTTGGTATTCAGCCCTTGAAAATCTGAAATTCTTGAAAAACCGGGAAGTAGGATTTCTCATGGGTATTGCCAAAAATCGAAAAGTCTCAACTGATGGTAAAAATTACACCCAGGTACAAAATTTGGAAATTCCTGACCAAGGTTTGGTAATACATCTGAAAAACTTTGGGCGCGTCAAAGTATTTCGGAGGATATTCAAAAACGAAGCCGAGAGATACTACATTACATACCTACCTAATTCAGATGCTACCGAACAAGTTAGCCGACAGGAATTCAATGAGTCGCACTCAATCCATTGGGGAATTGAATGCTATCACCGAGCCTTGAAACAACTGTGTGGAGTTTCGCGGTTTATGGTCAGAACAAGTGAGGCTATTAAAACTCACATTTTTTGTTCAATCCGAGCCTTTACTAAGTTAGAGTTAATGCGAGCTGAAGAACTAATTGAAAACTGGTACGAATTACAAAAGAATTTGTACCTACAGGTGGCAAGGGAATTCATTCTAGAACACCTCCAGCAGAAACTTGAAGTGAATTTACATAATCAGTCTTTTGTCAATGCGTAA